One genomic segment of Acidihalobacter prosperus includes these proteins:
- the pepN gene encoding aminopeptidase N, whose amino-acid sequence MKEASPRTIYLKDYQEPAFLIERTELRFELGEDFTQVETRLQLRRNPAAASADAPLVLDGEDLELLAVRIDGRELQAQEWLQDADSLTLAGVPDAFELEIVNRIKPQENTRLEGLYKSSGNFCTQCEAEGFRRITYYLDRPDVLSVFTTTVVADATEYPVLLSNGNPVDTGRLDDGRHFATWHDPFPKPSYLFALVAGRLACQSDRFVTASGREVELRIYVEAHNADKCEHAMESVKKAMRWDETRFGLEYDLDIYMIVAVDDFNMGAMENKGLNVFNSQYVLARPDTATDDNYEHIEGVIAHEYFHNWTGNRVTCRDWFQLSLKEGLTVFRDQSFTAEMTSGTVKRIADVRRLRTHQFAEDASPMAHPVRPPSYMEINNFYTVTVYEKGAEVVRMYETLLGRDGFRRGMDLYFERHDGQAVTTDDFLAAMADANGADLEQFRRWYDQAGTPVVTVEDTWEPETGRYTLRLSQSCPPTPGQPEKLPFLIPLRMGLVGPDGADLPLRLEGEGDGGATDRVFRLTEPEQTLCFTGLPARPVPSLNRGFSAPVRVAFDYTPTVLAFLAAHDSDPFNRWDAGERLALSVLLDLVEDVRAGRALALPAGFIEAFAAVLSDTRLEPNLRADMLALPGEAWLAEQFEIVDPDAIHAAREYARRALATELEAQWLAAYHGHTPEGGYRYTPEEAGRRALRNLALSYLAALDSPAGARLAETQFREADNMTDTMGALGALMLTDDPARGLALAAFYERWQDDSLVLNKWFGLQAVRQHPDTLAEVERLLAHPAFSLGNPNRVYALLGGFMMGNPTGFHAADGSGYRFAADQVLALDARNPQVAARLVKVFSRWRRFDTERQALMRTELERLKGHELSPDVYEIVSKSLEG is encoded by the coding sequence ATGAAGGAAGCATCACCGCGCACCATTTATCTCAAGGACTATCAGGAGCCCGCGTTCCTGATCGAGCGCACCGAGCTGCGATTCGAGCTGGGCGAGGATTTCACGCAGGTTGAGACGCGCCTGCAGCTGCGCCGCAATCCGGCGGCGGCTTCCGCCGATGCGCCGCTGGTGCTGGACGGCGAGGACCTGGAGCTGCTTGCCGTGCGCATCGACGGCCGCGAGCTGCAGGCGCAGGAATGGCTGCAGGATGCCGATTCGCTGACCCTGGCCGGCGTGCCCGATGCATTCGAGCTGGAGATCGTCAATCGCATCAAGCCGCAGGAAAATACCCGCCTGGAGGGGCTGTACAAGTCCTCGGGCAATTTCTGCACGCAGTGCGAGGCCGAGGGTTTCCGGCGAATCACCTACTATCTCGACCGTCCCGACGTGCTCAGCGTGTTCACCACCACCGTGGTGGCGGATGCGACGGAGTATCCCGTGCTGCTGTCCAACGGCAATCCCGTGGATACCGGCCGGCTCGACGACGGCCGGCACTTTGCGACCTGGCACGATCCGTTTCCCAAGCCCTCGTATCTGTTCGCGCTGGTGGCGGGGCGGTTGGCCTGCCAGAGCGACCGCTTCGTCACCGCCTCGGGCCGCGAGGTGGAGCTGCGCATCTACGTCGAGGCGCACAACGCCGACAAGTGCGAGCACGCGATGGAGTCGGTCAAGAAAGCGATGCGCTGGGACGAGACGCGCTTCGGCCTGGAGTACGACCTCGACATCTACATGATCGTCGCGGTGGACGACTTCAACATGGGGGCGATGGAGAACAAGGGCCTCAACGTTTTCAATTCCCAGTACGTACTGGCGCGCCCGGATACGGCGACCGACGACAACTATGAGCACATCGAGGGCGTGATCGCCCACGAATACTTCCACAATTGGACCGGCAACCGCGTCACCTGCCGCGACTGGTTCCAGCTCTCGCTCAAGGAAGGGCTCACCGTGTTCCGCGACCAGAGCTTCACCGCCGAGATGACCTCGGGCACGGTGAAGCGCATCGCCGACGTGCGCCGCCTGCGCACGCACCAGTTCGCCGAGGACGCCAGCCCCATGGCGCACCCGGTGCGCCCGCCGTCGTATATGGAAATCAACAACTTCTACACCGTGACGGTGTACGAGAAGGGCGCCGAGGTCGTGCGCATGTACGAGACCCTGCTGGGGCGCGACGGCTTCCGCCGCGGCATGGATCTGTACTTCGAGCGCCACGACGGACAGGCGGTGACCACCGACGACTTCCTGGCCGCGATGGCCGACGCCAACGGCGCCGACCTCGAACAGTTCCGCCGCTGGTACGACCAGGCCGGCACGCCGGTGGTGACGGTCGAGGATACGTGGGAACCGGAAACCGGGCGCTATACCCTGCGTCTGAGTCAGTCCTGCCCGCCGACGCCCGGACAGCCCGAGAAACTGCCGTTCCTGATCCCGCTGCGCATGGGGCTGGTCGGTCCGGACGGCGCCGACCTGCCGCTGCGGCTCGAAGGCGAGGGCGACGGCGGCGCGACCGACCGCGTGTTCCGCCTGACCGAGCCCGAGCAGACGCTGTGCTTCACCGGTCTGCCGGCGCGGCCGGTGCCCTCGCTCAACCGCGGTTTTTCCGCGCCGGTCCGGGTGGCGTTCGACTACACGCCGACGGTGCTGGCCTTCCTGGCCGCGCACGACAGCGATCCCTTCAACCGCTGGGATGCGGGCGAGCGCCTGGCGCTGTCCGTGCTGCTCGATCTGGTCGAGGACGTGCGCGCCGGGCGGGCGCTTGCCTTGCCGGCCGGCTTCATCGAGGCCTTCGCCGCCGTGCTGAGTGATACTCGGCTAGAACCCAACCTGCGCGCCGACATGCTGGCCCTGCCGGGCGAGGCCTGGCTCGCCGAGCAGTTCGAGATCGTCGACCCGGATGCGATCCACGCGGCCCGCGAATATGCGCGCCGGGCGCTGGCCACGGAACTGGAAGCGCAATGGCTGGCCGCCTACCACGGCCACACCCCCGAGGGCGGCTATCGCTATACGCCGGAGGAGGCGGGCCGGCGCGCGCTACGCAATCTCGCGCTGAGCTACCTGGCCGCGCTGGATTCGCCTGCCGGCGCCAGGCTCGCCGAGACGCAGTTCCGCGAGGCGGACAACATGACCGACACCATGGGCGCGCTCGGCGCGCTGATGCTGACCGATGACCCCGCCCGGGGTCTCGCGCTGGCGGCGTTCTACGAACGCTGGCAGGACGACTCGCTGGTACTGAACAAGTGGTTCGGCCTGCAGGCGGTGCGGCAGCATCCGGATACCCTGGCGGAGGTCGAGCGGCTGCTGGCGCATCCGGCGTTTTCCCTGGGCAATCCGAACCGCGTGTACGCGCTGCTCGGCGGGTTCATGATGGGCAATCCGACGGGCTTCCATGCCGCCGACGGCAGCGGCTACCGCTTCGCCGCCGATCAGGTGCTGGCGCTGGACGCGCGCAATCCGCAGGTCGCCGCGCGCCTGGTCAAGGTGTTCAGCCGCTGGCGGCGCTTCGACACGGAGCGTCAGGCATTGATGCGAACCGAGCTGGAGCGCCTCAAGGGGCACGAGCTGTCCCCCGACGTGTACGAGATCGTCAGCAAGAGTCTGGAAGGCTGA